The Coccidioides posadasii str. Silveira chromosome 3, complete sequence genome contains a region encoding:
- a CDS encoding uncharacterized protein (EggNog:ENOG410PG23~COG:T~BUSCO:540at33183), translating into MVGVSAISTMSNKIPPQRLPKSSQSRMSLSDSSTRDHNDSSSSGAELPLRTVLRKNASNASVARSQTYDSHAGSTAGVTGTRRRKSILERGSTFGSRDVDSARRVPSSTFGNPMRSSNTSLDSGNPPSRTQSNAGSSTVNEENETLSENGEFLVPVNFDDFHNSITSKEPSLSHFPLPGRGAAGYEGTVAIPKPTNRWTTGPSVQTAKEPRPAGVTRRLSNATRSGQTSAGSKPAPSSVSSTGRARRQSYVPPVPTSMVAPRRPRKSIGPGSLVSENGESLPPPMRRPSFSRKKTMEENRVMPNAASRNSHQETSDSAFNSAALHAVRSQKARSLQPPSHTVRDNATTSPTIGDHSRSSSHVIRTPVKGAIVKLTTPSSSKRISIMPPHATGLGARTISPTDARRMKRMSLIPHPPPLPRTSPTHLDLGFPRPRSSAPSPSAIPRKSVTPSSTRTTPDQHRKSYGSGISLSSSTSYNSARNSSGSFQARLSQNVSSSRLPTPKPRTDNNNIRNTEDDVPPVPAIPKLYESPKNEHHLSFISRKSSLPLEVPNFADMSKLDSDSSSSRPGDGVHVSKRTLAETPAKETKQRPPVNLSKKNLQPLKLPPLNLLPLSVPINTKIDALREKASQDLAPQVAATPPRPINAKTPSTPMTASKASFFNEIPPVDPGRCNTSHFALRTDFAKFRAENSSSAFDTLEFSSSRNISPYISSSLPRGGDEPGFVRNQISDSYSKPTPSKLIGPRPQTQISSLSNTDLFAFGLTPDDAETEISFPPPSPRRADDRVHSKMQIISDASMDPVKYDSMPPPKLPASATWNNLSTTRVSPTSKQAQLKSKRSTSISNLVNVPSPRRNQSISSEQGLAKNPSLTIDSGDTEASGNKPNSSILSPVHKLLAGSKPSPTPKPRLQDQIGDRDDAAAEEEMRKLGSKRKDFEVAARELEDLRRRASPKERASPAQALKVANLNIFERGEIIDFKDIYFCGTHKAKKLVGDLNASTGNFGYDDDRGDYNIVIGDHLAYRYEIIDVLGKGSFGQVVRCVDHKTGTLVAVKIIRNKKRFHQQALVEVNILQKLKEWDPNRRHSVVNFVQSFYFRGHLCISTELLGMNLYEFIKAHEFRGFSLKLIRRFTKQILSTLVLLHNKRVVHCDLKPENILLVNPLQTGIRVIDFGSSCFENEKVYTYIQSRFYRSPEVILGMSYGMPIDMWSLGCILAELYTGYPLFPGENEQEQLACIMEVFGPPEKHLIEKSTRRKLFFDSTGKPRDVVSSKGRRRKPSSKSLRHVLKCDDAAFLDFLARCLRWDPARRLNPHDAMNHEFITGMKFNPRARLHLTSMGHSPAKRHTSGSTPGVRPLPEPPSKRGAARNSSNNSPVRPGVVKRQTVQNVTSTPATKRTSNPPPAAGSALPRAAGRSASGKLDLAAAAAATSLKTRV; encoded by the exons ATGGTGGGCGTTTCTGCCATTTCGACCATGTCGAACAAGATCCCCCCTCAGAGATTGCCCAAATCATCACAGTCACGCATGTCCCTGTCAGACTCGTCAACTCGGGATCACAATGACAGCTCTAGCTCTGGAG CCGAACTGCCATTACGGACAGTCCTACGCAAAAACGCCTCGAACGCTTCGGTTGCTCGCTCCCAGACGTACGATTCACATGCCGGGAGTACGGCTGGTGTCACCGGAACCAGGAGGAGAAAGTCCATTCTCGAGCGTGGTTCAACGTTCGGCTCCCGAGATGTGGATTCTGCGCGACG GGTTCCATCGAGCACGTTTGGTAACCCAATGCGGTCCAGCAATACCTCCTTAGATTCCGGCAATCCTCCGTCGCGAACTCAGTCAAATGCAGGTAGCTCAACGGTGAACGAAGAAAATGAAACACTATCGGAAAATGGGGAGTTCCTCGTTCCAGTTAATTTTGATGATTTCCACAACAGCATCACGTCAAAAGAGCCTAGTTTGAGCCATTTTCCGTTGCCTGGTCGTGGTGCGGCTGGTTACGAGGGTACGGTAGCCATCCCAAAACCTACGAATCGCTGGACAACGGGTCCTTCTGTTCAGACTGCAAAAGAGCCGCGACCAGCAGGTGTGACTCGGCGTCTTAGCAATGCTACGCGCTCCGGTCAGACTTCTGCGGGATCAAAACCTGCTCCGTCATCTGTATCCTCGACAGGGAGAGCAAGACGCCAGAGTTACGTTCCCCCCGTACCAACCAGCATGGTCGCTCCTCGGCGACCTCGAAAATCGATAGGGCCTGGAAGTTTGGTATCAGAAAATGGCGAGAGCCTTCCCCCTCCTATGCGAAGGCCGAGCTTTTCGAGAAAGAAAACAATGGAAGAGAATCGGGTGATGCCAAATGCTGCATCCCGCAACTCCCACCAAGAGACGTCGGATTCCGCCTTCAATTCAGCAGCGCTACATGCAGTTCGCAGCCAGAAGGCAAGATCGCTGCAACCACCAAGCCACACCGTGCGGGATAATGCGACGACGAGCCCGACTATAGGGGACCATTCTCGATCTTCGAGCCATGTGATCCGCACACCTGTGAAAGGTGCAATCGTCAAGCTGACCACCCCATCTTCGTCGAAGAGGATTTCGATCATGCCACCGCATGCCACTGGACTAGGCGCGCGAACTATCAGCCCAACAGATGCACGGCGCATGAAGAGGATGTCACTTATTCCACACCCCCCTCCCTTACCCCGAACCTCTCCCACACATCTCGATCTCGGTTTTCCCCGTCCACGATCTTCAGCTCCATCCCCTTCAGCAATACCCAGGAAAAGCGTGACGCCGTCATCCACCAGGACAACTCCAGACCAGCATCGCAAATCGTACGGTTCTGGCATATCCTTATCGTCTAGCACAAGCTATAATTCTGCGCGCAACTCCAGCGGTTCCTTCCAAGCACGTCTTTCGCAAAAcgtttcttcttctcggcTCCCTACACCTAAACCTAGAACggataataataatatcagGAACACAGAGGACGACGTCCCTCCGGTGCCCGCTATTCCCAAACTATACGAGTCGCCCAAGAATGAGCATCATCTATCATTCATTTCCCGAAAATCTAGCTTACCGCTAGAGGTTCCAAACTTTGCTGATATGTCAAAGTTGGATTCGGACTCCAGCTCCAGCCGTCCTGGGGATGGTGTCCATGTCTCCAAGCGAACGCTTGCCGAAACTCCCGCCAAGGAGACGAAACAGAGGCCACCGGTCAATCTCAGCAAAAAGAATCTCCAGCCATTGAAGCTTCCTCCTCTTAATTTACTCCCCCTTAGTGTTCCTATAAATACCAAAATCGATGCGTTGCGCGAAAAGGCATCCCAGGACTTGGCGCCTCAGGTAGCGGCAACGCCTCCCCGTCCGATCAACGCAAAAACGCCCAGTACACCGATGACAGCATCAAAAGCTAGCTTCTTTAATGAAATCCCTCCCGTTGATCCGGGACGTTGCAACACATCACATTTTGCTCTCAGAACGGATTTTGCAAAGTTTCGAGCCGAGAATAGTTCCAGTGCCTTCGATACGTTGGAATTTTCATCCTCAAGGAACATTTCTCCTTACATCTCGTCTTCCCTTCCTCGAGGTGGTGACGAACCTGGATTTGTACGCAACCAAATATCGGACTCATATTCGAAACCTACGCCTAGCAAGCTCATCGGTCCGCGGCCACAAACTCAGATCTCGTCGCTCTCAAACAcagatctgtttgcctttgGTCTCACGCCTGATGATGCTGAAACGGAAATAAGCTTTCCCCCTCCCTCCCCGCGGAGGGCAGATGATAGAGTTCACTCCAAAATGCAAATTATCTCCGACGCTTCCATGGATCCTGTCAAATATGATAGTATGCCACCGCCCAAACTTCCCGCGTCTGCGACGTGGAACAACCTTTCCACCACGCGAGTAAGCCCAACTTCGAAACAGGCTCAACTTAAATCGAAGAGAAGCACATCGATTTCTAATTTGGTAAATGTGCCGTCACCACGGAGGAACCAAAGCATTAGTAGCGAGCAGGGCCTTGCCAAGAATCCAAGCCTGACCATTGATTCTGGTGATACGGAGGCATCAGGTAACAAACCGAATTCGTCAATCCTGTCACCTGTGCATAAGCTTCTGGCCGGATCGAAGCCGTCGCCAACTCCTAAACCTCGTCTTCAAGATCAGATCGGCGATCGAGatgatgctgctgctgaagaagagatgcGCAAACTTGGTAGCAAGCGAAAGGACTTTGAGGTTGCAGCACGGGAGCTGGAGGATCTCCGTCGCCGAGCGAGCCCGAAGGAGCGGGCGTCTCCTGCCCAGGCTCTAAAAGTTGCGAATCTTAATATTTTTGAAAGAGGAGAGATTATCGATTTCAAAGACATCTACTTCTGTGGCACTCACAAAGCCAAAAAGCTTGTTGGTGATCTAAATGCGTCGACTGGCAATTTCGGCTATGATGATGATCGTGGCGACTACAACATCGTGATAGGAGACCACCTCGCTTATCGATATGAAATTATAGACGTCCTTGGAAAGGGAAGCTTCGGGCAGGTTGTTAGATGTGTGGACCACAAGACGGGCACGCTTGTTGCGGTGAAGATCATCcgaaacaaaaagagattcCATCAGCAGGCTCTTGTCGAAGTTAATATATTACAGAAGCTGAAAGAATGG GACCCAAACCGTCGCCATAGCGTCGTAAACTTTGTCCAAAGTTTTTACTTCCGTGGCCATCTTTGCATATCTACCGAGCTGCTGGGAATGAATTTATATGAATTCATCAAGGCACACGAGTTCCGTGGCTTCTCGCTGAAATTGATTCGACGGTTCACGAAGCAGATCTTGAGTACACTTGTCCTTCTTCACAACAAGAGGGTTGTCCATTGTGATTTGAAGCCGGAGAATATTCTGCTGGTTAACCCTCTCCAAACCGGAATCAGGGTCATCGACTTCGGCTCGAGTTGTTTTGAGAACGAAAAAGTGTACACTTACATCCAGAGCCGCTTCTATCGCTCCCCAGAAGTAATTTTAGGCATGTCCTACGGCATGCCCATTGACATGTGGAGTCTTGGTTGTATCTTGGCTGAACTATACACGGGCTATCCTCTCTTCCCCGGAGAAAACGAACAAGAGCAGCTGGCATGTATTATGGAAGTCTTTGGCCCTCCAGAGAAGCATCTCATCGAAAAAAGCACTCGACGAAAACTCTTCTTTGACTCTACCGGCAAACCCCGCGATGTCGTTTCATCCAAAGGCCGTCGGAGAAAGCCAAGTTCCAAGAGTCTCCGCCATGTGCTAAAATGCGACGATGCCGCGTTCCTCGATTTCCTAGCACGATGTCTCCGATGGGACCCAGCGCGTCGCCTCAATCCACACGATGCGATGAACCACGAGTTTATTACTGGCATGAAGTTCAATCCCCGTGCAAGGTTGCACTTAACGTCCATGGGTCATTCTCCCGCAAAAAGACATACGTCGGGTTCAACGCCAGGCGTACGCCCTCTTCCGGAACCACCGTCGAAGCGAGGAGCGGCAAGGAATTCATCCAATAATTCTCCCGTTAGACCCGGCGTTGTAAAACGTCAGACGGTACAAAACGTCACCTCCACGCCGGCGACAAAACGGACTTCCAACCCTCCTCCCGCGGCCGGTTCTGCCCTCCCGAGAGCTGCAGGCAGAAGTGCGAGTGGGAAGCTAGACCTGGCTGCGGCTGCGGCTGCAACTAGTTTG AAGACTAGAGTTTAG
- a CDS encoding uncharacterized protein (EggNog:ENOG410PG6T~COG:S~TransMembrane:2 (i131-158o243-262i)~BUSCO:6763at33183): protein MEEASETRANRHDPAARSEGHREAPSRSRLSAMYVRDKLHDLRPGHSASSSVSLQDRLFSRLLQQVMPAEDGEEEEEPEEPKSMERPPFSLPTMTNNFRRFNARIGIVFHFQNRLVKLFSWRKPTQTWSFLFVYSFVCLDPYLLLILPFVALLFYIMVPGFLARHPPPPPNTSTSSTTPYYSYEGPALAPAKTIKPVPETSKDFFHNMRDLQNSMADFANLHDAAVALLSPATNFSDETLSSMLFLLSTVLAVCLFLTAHLLPWRFIFLFAGNAAILSNHPRAATMLKMFQLQDESTTQVSIQKQKEPENNIVVCGISVPATLSGLRALLESLVAVSLDSYPEEREVEVFELQHRTLSPFSGASEWEPFLFTPTPYDPLSPARIAGDRPKGTRFFEDIRPPRGWAWKGKKWELDLDCREWVMERMVTGVEFEVPSSNGDGIGEEVGGWVWDLPFQPPSEGLQDNTDEPGCDESQNSCSDATIKPENNVSGVSGSSKVEWEEATKHAERTGEWRRRRWVRVVRRVKHDEKVANAA from the exons ATGGAGGAGGCATCAGAGACCCGCGCGAATCGACATGACCCGGCTGCTCGCAGCGAAGGGCATCGCGAAGCTCCATCTCGCAGCAGGTTGTCCGCTATGTACGTCAGAGACAAACTCCATGATCTGAGACCCGGTCACTCTGCTAGCTCCTCCGTCTCGTTACAGGATCGTCTCTTCTCCAG GCTCCTGCAGCAAGTGATGCCGGCAGAGGAtggcgaggaagaggaggagccCGAGGAGCCAAAATCTATGGAGCGGCCTCCGTTCAGTCTTCCAACAATGACAAACAACTTTCGACGGTTCAATGCAAG GATCGGCATCGTTTTTCACTTTCAAAACAGACTGGTGAAACTGTTCAGCTGGAGGAAGCCAACTCAAACCTGGTCGTTTCTCTTCGTTTATTCCTTTGTCTGCCTGGACCCCTACTTGTTGCTCATCTTGCCCTTCGTGGCTCTTCTCTTCTATATCATGGTCCCGGGGTTCTTAGCTCGAcatcctccacctcctccaaACACCTCGACCTCCAGCACAACGCCATATTACTCCTATGAAGGCCCGGCCCTTGCGCCTGCAAAAACGATCAAACCAGTCCCGGAAACATCGAAGGACTTCTTCCACAACATGAGGGACTTGCAAAATTCAATGGCTGACTTTGCTAACCTACACGATGCTGCTGTTGCTCTTTTATCCCCAGCTACAAATTTCTCGGACGAAACACTCTCTTCAATGCTGTTTCTTCTATCCACCGTGCTCGCGGTGTGCCTTTTTCTCACAGCCCACCTTCTGCCTTGGCGTTTCATCTTTCTCTTTGCTGGTAACGCCGCAATTTTGTCCAACCATCCTCGCGCCGCAACAATGCTGAAAATGTTTCAGCTCCAAGACGAGTCGACGACTCAGGTTTCAATACAGAAGCAAAAGGAGCCAGAAAACAATATCGTGGTGTGTGGAATATCTGTCCCAGCTACTTTATCTGGTCTCAGGGCATTACTGGAATCACTGGTTGCAGTCTCTCTTGATTCGTACCCCGAAGAGAGGGAGGTTGAAGTCTTTGAACTACAGCACAGAAcgctttctcctttttctggAGCCTCAGAGTGGGAACCGTTCCTATTTACCCCAACTCCATATGACCCTCTTTCTCCAGCTAGGATCGCGGGTGATCGACCAAAAGGTACCAGATTCTTTGAAGATATCCGTCCTCCACGCGGATGGGCttggaaagggaaaaagtgGGAATTGGATCTCGACTGTAGGGAATGGGTAATGGAGCGCATGGTCACAGGGGTAGAGTTTGAAGTTCCCAGCAGCAACGGTGATGGAATTGGTGAAGAAGTCGGTGGTTGGGTTTGGGATTTGCCATTTCAGCCCCCCAGCGAAGGCCTGCAAGATAACACCGACGAGCCAGGCTGTGATGaatcacaaaattcatgctCTGACGCCACCATTAAGCCAGAGAATAACGTCTCTGGGGTCAGCGGATCATCCAAGGTCGAATGGGAGGAAGCTACTAAACATGCCGAAAGGACGGGGGAGTGGAGAAGAAGGCGATGGGTGCGGGTTGTACGGCGAGTCAAACATGACGAGAAAGTTGCAAATGCCGCTTGA
- the NOP16 gene encoding 66S preribosome component NOP16 (BUSCO:343623at4751~EggNog:ENOG410PMAH~COG:J~BUSCO:14235at33183), which yields MGRILQKKKNRSSAPKIKIKSGKSKSGKKKINVLGNSIIAQNWDKKLTLAQNYRRLGLATRLNAPTGGVEKGVSSGALNNISSLATKGKTAAQIQPSEARVERDPETGKILRIIQPDQDGDDGTIEVAGHKRRRTNPLDDPLNELSDVEDSTLRDTGASTDVVSALERQAAAEEERVKKRKPRHQSKREEEWLQRLVDKYGDDVPAMVRDRKLNPMQQTEGDIRRRLRKWHGNKK from the exons ATGGGTCGAATTttacagaaaaagaagaatcgCTCTTCGGCAcccaaaatcaaaataaagAGCGGAAAGTCGAAGAgtggaaagaagaagattaatGTGCTGGGAAATTCGATCATCGCGCAGAACTG GGATAAAAAATTAACGCTTGCTCAAAATTATCGTCGTCTTGGGCTTGCCACCCGTTTAAATGCCCCGACCGGTGGTGTGGAAAAGGGAGTCTCATCAGGCGCACTCAATAACATCAGTTCCTTAGCTACAAAAGGGAAAACAGCTGCGCAAATACAACCCAGTGAAGCCCGGGTGGAGCGTGATCCGGAAACTGGCAAGATTCTCCGTATAATTCAACCCGATCAAGATGGAGACGATGGGACAATAGAGGTCGCGGGGCATAAACGCCGAAGAACAAACCCCCTCGATGATCCCCTGAATGAACTTTCGGACGTTGAGGACTCTACTCTACGTGACACGGGTGCCTCGACGGACGTTGTTTCTGCCCTGGAGCGGCAAGCTGCagctgaagaagagagagtcaagaaaagaaagcccAGACATCAGAGCAAACGGGAAGAGGAGTGGTTACAACGGCTGGTCGACAAATACGGCGACGACGTTCCTGCGATGGTGAGAGATAGGAAACTTAATCCGATGCAGCAGACCGAAGGAGATATAAGAAGGAGGTTAAGAAAATGGCAtggaaataaaaaataa
- a CDS encoding uncharacterized protein (SECRETED:SignalP(1-31)~EggNog:ENOG410PJ7D~COG:P~TransMembrane:6 (n15-26c31/32o76-96i116-136o156-176i313-332o361-379i400-415o)~BUSCO:9623at33183), with amino-acid sequence MAFKMLSRARSNISVLFVLCLMLALSTLAIAGTEVAVSELSASQIEEKLQECPLVQSLNAHKQATAPQTTSLTSKIFAVLFPGSPAVNAILATFYISGPPNFLLALCPTDIDPSSLSVMVAFAVGGLMGDTLFHLLPEIFLGEDSPEHARFVLVEPNRNLLLGAAILVGFLTFVAMDKALRIATGGEGAHDHGHEHKPASPKGGDTAVASGSSTLDGNTKDQPRLRKPEKPAESQLTQEKEVNPSVKLGGYLNLIADFTHNITDGLAMSSSFYASPTIGATTTVAVFFHEIPHEVGDFALLVQSGFSKRKAMGAQFVTAVGAFLGTFIGIAIQELGGNSETSASSSSSAGLLGTSLTAGDLLLPFTAGTFLYVGTVAVIPELLETGKDKSTELRKTIKQFAAMFAGAGIMLFISWS; translated from the exons ATGGCGTTCAAGATGCTTTCAAGGGCGAGGAGCAATATCTCTGTTTTGTTTGTCTTGTGTCTTATGTTAGCTCTGTCTACTTTGGCCATCGCTGGAACGGAGGTCGCAgtctctgagctatcagcATCGCAAATCGAAGAAAAGCTGCAA GAATGCCCACTGGTGCAGTCATTAAATGCCCACAAGCAGGCCACAGCTCCGCAAACCACGAGCTTGACCTCGAAAATATTTGCAGTCCTATTCCCAGGCAGTCCTGCAGTCAATGCCATTCTGGCAACTTTTTATATTTCCGGTCCTCCGA ACTTCCTGCTTGCATTATGTCCAACAGACATTGATCCATCCTCATTATCAGTGATGGTGGCATTCGCTGTGGGAGGGTTAATGGGGGATACCCTCTTTCACCTTCTTCCAGAGATATTCTTGGGAGAGGATTCTCCCGAGCACGCGCGTTTTGTTCTCGTCGAACCCAACAGAAACCTACTTCTTGGCGCTGCCATCTTGGTCGGGTTCCTTACCTTCGTTGCTATGGATAAAGCACTCCGGATAGCTACTGGAGGGGAAGGGGCGCATGATCATGGCCATGAACACAAACCGGCCAGCCCTAAAGGTGGTGACACTGCAGTAGCATCCGGCTCATCTACACTTGACGGCAACACCAAGGATCAACCAAGACTGCGCAAGCCGGAGAAGCCCGCAGAATCTCAGTTAACCCAGGAGAAAGAAGTCAACCCCAGCGTCAAGCTCGGTGGATATCTCAATCTCATCGCTGATTTTACTCATAACATCACCGACGGTCTCGCAATGTCCTCCTCTTTCTATGCCTCCCCAACCATCGGCGCAACAACCACCGTCGCGGTCTTCTTCCACGAAATCCCTCATGAGGTTGGAGACTTTGCACTCCTTGTGCAGTCCGGCTTTTCAAAGCGGAAGGCTATGGGTGCTCAATTCGTCACTGCGGTTGGCGCCTTTTTGGGTACTTTCATCGGTATTGCCATTCAGGAGCTTGGCGGGAATTCTGAGAcgtctgcttcttcttcatcgtccGCAGGTTTGCTAGGAACTAGTCTTACTGCCGGCGATTTACTCCTACCGTTCACCGCTGGGACGTTCCTCTATGTGGGAACCGTTGCTGTAATTCCAGAGCTCCTTGAGACTGGCAAGGATAAGTCTACCGAGTTGCGCAAAACTATTAAACAGTTTGCTGCGATGTTTGCGGGTGCAGGTATTATGCTTTT TATATCGTGGTCATAA